From a region of the Actinopolymorpha singaporensis genome:
- a CDS encoding ABC transporter substrate-binding protein, protein MALSRRGFLARSAAGLSAVAAGSVLGGCSSGATSEGTVVSKPVDGKLNVTWWSHNNPSFVAANTTMIRRFEAEHPDIHIVYQYFPYDVLARKLQAAYRARNVADIQQMFGTWVTEYAVNQLLDEVPSELSGSGPTARFWPAAVGAYTLKGKLYGIPHEYNLENGGILYNPKLAEQAGIRQPPATWAELLEAGERLTKIDSKGRADQVGYAFTGNDSITFTFLSMILQLGGDFWDADGVHVDFHSPQARKAWTDETELVTRHKVDNTTWYTGDPYTMFFRGRAAMAHQGPWVVASGRADFPKFTDLAYVAEPPYAGDTLKFAAESGWGEVVNVKADPRVREAAWKFVGFMARPDNARIWNLTSATVPALKELRDDEQMLAKAPYLKVPFGVLPHGRWVGRVHDRDQFWTYVHDAFVSVELHRQDPVTAIAEAEKQINLMIDEKIGP, encoded by the coding sequence ATGGCATTGAGCCGCAGGGGTTTCCTCGCCCGCTCCGCGGCGGGCCTGTCCGCTGTCGCCGCCGGCTCCGTGCTCGGCGGGTGCTCCTCCGGAGCGACCAGCGAGGGGACCGTCGTCTCCAAGCCGGTCGACGGCAAGCTGAACGTCACCTGGTGGAGCCACAACAACCCGAGCTTCGTCGCGGCCAACACCACGATGATCAGGCGCTTCGAGGCCGAGCACCCCGACATCCACATCGTCTACCAGTACTTCCCGTACGACGTGCTGGCCCGCAAGCTGCAGGCCGCCTACCGCGCCCGCAACGTCGCCGACATCCAGCAGATGTTCGGCACCTGGGTCACCGAGTACGCCGTGAACCAGCTGCTGGACGAGGTGCCGTCGGAGCTGTCGGGCAGCGGGCCGACGGCGAGGTTCTGGCCGGCTGCTGTGGGCGCCTACACCCTCAAGGGCAAGCTGTACGGCATTCCGCACGAGTACAACCTGGAGAACGGCGGCATCCTCTACAACCCCAAGCTGGCCGAGCAAGCCGGCATCAGGCAGCCGCCCGCGACCTGGGCCGAACTCTTGGAGGCCGGTGAGCGGCTGACGAAGATCGACTCGAAGGGACGGGCCGACCAGGTCGGGTACGCCTTCACCGGCAACGACTCCATCACGTTCACGTTCCTGTCGATGATCCTGCAACTCGGCGGCGACTTCTGGGACGCGGACGGCGTGCACGTCGACTTCCACAGCCCGCAGGCGCGTAAAGCGTGGACTGACGAGACCGAGCTGGTCACCAGACACAAGGTGGACAACACCACCTGGTACACCGGCGACCCGTACACGATGTTCTTCCGCGGCCGGGCGGCGATGGCCCACCAGGGTCCGTGGGTGGTGGCGTCCGGGCGCGCGGACTTCCCGAAGTTCACCGACCTCGCCTACGTCGCCGAGCCGCCCTACGCCGGTGACACGCTGAAGTTCGCCGCCGAGTCCGGCTGGGGCGAGGTGGTCAACGTGAAGGCGGATCCGCGCGTACGCGAGGCCGCCTGGAAGTTCGTCGGCTTCATGGCCCGCCCGGACAACGCCCGGATCTGGAACCTCACCTCCGCCACCGTGCCGGCGTTGAAGGAGTTGCGAGACGACGAGCAGATGCTCGCCAAGGCGCCCTACCTCAAAGTTCCGTTCGGCGTCCTGCCGCACGGGCGGTGGGTCGGCCGGGTACACGACCGGGACCAGTTCTGGACCTACGTCCACGACGCGTTCGTGAGCGTCGAACTCCACCGGCAGGACCCGGTGACGGCGATCGCCGAAGCGGAGAAGCAGATCAACCTGATGATCGACGAGAAGATCGGGCCCTGA
- a CDS encoding SMP-30/gluconolactonase/LRE family protein → MTHPERNNDGITRRRLLGAAGVAGVGAVATTLPAGMTPAYASGATTADAASDRTSAPASGAAPTVTDLGPAVLGAPIVGATVAGDSGFVVTRGLEPPILAEYDLDTGRVVANHELTTGLGGWGTVSVGGFVYAGMYSVADIHRLNLATGAVERLGRLGNEQFAFDLTASPAGKIYAGTFPGGKVYEIDPTGSGGPVIRDLGQAVPGLQYVRCVAAGPDGTVYAGTGTSARLVAIDPVSGARTDILPASLHSESFVYDVAVSSDHVVAGTEPHGQLAVIDRTNPANNRTVITGERTIDAITIDGHTAYFTARPSGALYAYRLDNGTLTRLAVPVAAEETRGVFVRDGVVHGASGAGLWWTYDVADGEVNVVDLVDVGLQNGPEPPQSVSYSGDGGAGQVLVGGNFGLQVHDLGRKTSRRVRVDGEAKSMTPVRDRTVMAIYPGALVDAYDHQSAKVARIGEIGGLANRPRSMRLHPPGRLLLIGVRNEYGVPGGALAVVDVRSGTIDRYDDLVAGQAVAAVASHRDLAFLGTEIAVDGAPPVAKEAVLAGFDLTTRQVAWTWKAVPGATGYVSLVHHHGLLYGVTAQGVLLVADPVARTVVGSGRIPAGRPGYLTVRAGAVLTVTSEVLARVNPDATTTTLVSGLAGDWYNEPQLAVNEDSGDVFTVRGRNLVRIHFPA, encoded by the coding sequence ATGACCCATCCCGAACGCAACAACGACGGCATCACCAGGCGTCGCCTGCTCGGCGCGGCCGGCGTGGCCGGTGTAGGGGCGGTCGCGACGACGCTTCCGGCCGGCATGACGCCCGCGTATGCGTCGGGTGCGACGACGGCCGACGCTGCTTCGGACCGTACTTCGGCCCCCGCTTCGGGGGCCGCGCCGACCGTCACCGACCTCGGACCGGCGGTGCTGGGCGCGCCGATCGTCGGGGCCACGGTCGCCGGTGACAGCGGCTTCGTGGTGACCCGTGGACTCGAGCCGCCGATCCTGGCCGAGTACGACCTGGACACCGGGAGGGTGGTTGCCAACCACGAGTTGACGACCGGGCTCGGCGGCTGGGGCACGGTGTCGGTCGGCGGGTTCGTCTACGCGGGGATGTACTCCGTCGCGGACATCCACCGGCTGAACCTCGCCACCGGCGCCGTCGAACGCCTTGGCCGCCTGGGCAACGAACAGTTCGCCTTCGACCTGACGGCCTCGCCGGCCGGAAAGATCTATGCCGGGACGTTTCCGGGCGGGAAGGTGTACGAGATCGATCCCACTGGGTCCGGTGGTCCCGTCATCCGCGATCTCGGTCAGGCGGTGCCGGGGCTGCAGTACGTCCGCTGTGTCGCGGCCGGCCCGGACGGCACGGTGTACGCCGGTACCGGCACGTCGGCCCGGCTGGTGGCGATCGACCCGGTGTCCGGCGCCCGGACCGACATCCTGCCGGCGTCGCTGCACAGTGAGTCGTTCGTCTACGACGTCGCGGTGAGCTCCGATCACGTGGTCGCCGGCACCGAGCCCCACGGCCAGCTCGCCGTGATCGACCGCACCAACCCCGCGAACAACAGGACCGTCATCACCGGCGAACGTACGATCGACGCGATCACCATCGACGGCCACACGGCGTACTTCACCGCTCGCCCGAGCGGTGCCCTGTACGCATACCGGCTGGACAACGGGACGCTGACCCGGCTCGCTGTCCCGGTTGCCGCGGAGGAGACGCGCGGAGTGTTCGTCCGGGACGGCGTCGTGCACGGTGCGTCCGGCGCGGGGCTGTGGTGGACCTACGACGTGGCCGACGGTGAGGTGAACGTGGTCGACCTGGTCGACGTCGGCCTGCAGAACGGGCCGGAGCCGCCGCAGTCGGTGTCCTACTCCGGCGACGGTGGCGCGGGGCAGGTGCTCGTCGGCGGCAACTTCGGCTTGCAGGTACACGACCTGGGCCGGAAGACGAGCCGGCGCGTGCGGGTGGACGGCGAGGCGAAGTCGATGACGCCGGTCCGCGATCGCACCGTGATGGCGATCTATCCGGGCGCGCTGGTCGACGCGTACGACCACCAGTCCGCGAAGGTCGCCAGGATCGGCGAGATCGGCGGCCTGGCCAACCGGCCTCGCTCGATGCGCCTGCACCCACCGGGTCGCCTGCTGCTGATCGGCGTACGCAACGAGTACGGCGTACCCGGTGGTGCGCTCGCCGTGGTCGACGTCCGCTCCGGCACGATCGACCGGTACGACGACCTCGTCGCCGGCCAGGCGGTCGCGGCGGTGGCGAGTCACCGCGATCTCGCCTTCCTCGGTACAGAGATCGCTGTGGACGGTGCGCCGCCGGTCGCGAAGGAGGCGGTGCTGGCCGGGTTCGACCTCACGACGCGTCAGGTGGCGTGGACGTGGAAGGCGGTGCCCGGGGCGACCGGGTACGTCAGCCTGGTGCACCATCACGGCCTGCTCTACGGCGTGACGGCGCAAGGCGTCTTGCTGGTGGCGGATCCGGTCGCTCGCACGGTGGTCGGCTCGGGGCGGATACCGGCCGGGCGGCCCGGCTACCTCACGGTCCGGGCCGGCGCCGTGTTGACCGTGACCAGCGAGGTGCTTGCCCGGGTGAACCCTGACGCGACCACGACCACGCTGGTTTCCGGGCTCGCGGGTGACTGGTACAACGAGCCGCAACTCGCGGTTAACGAGGACTCCGGGGATGTCTTCACGGTGCGCGGCCGCAACCTCGTACGCATCCATTTCCCGGCGTAG
- a CDS encoding phosphotransferase, translated as MRRACAGRTARVAGWAREVANPELTPDLREPDRELLSDTFRWVGALLGDWGCEEQLLHGEPHPGNLLSTRQGPLFIDVGTCKRGPVEYDLGCVPEEVAEHYPGADQDLVRQFRILMWAGVTTMRWAGTTSIPIGPTGEWRRSHSCEQHSIAED; from the coding sequence GTGCGACGTGCTTGCGCGGGTCGCACAGCTCGGGTCGCGGGCTGGGCACGTGAGGTCGCCAACCCGGAGTTGACGCCGGACCTGCGCGAACCCGACCGCGAACTCCTCAGCGACACCTTCAGGTGGGTAGGTGCGCTGCTCGGCGACTGGGGTTGCGAGGAGCAGTTGCTGCACGGTGAGCCGCATCCGGGAAACCTGCTCAGCACCAGGCAGGGTCCGCTGTTCATAGACGTCGGTACGTGCAAACGTGGACCGGTCGAGTACGACCTCGGCTGTGTCCCCGAAGAGGTTGCAGAGCACTACCCAGGAGCCGACCAGGATCTCGTTCGCCAGTTCCGCATCCTCATGTGGGCGGGGGTCACGACGATGCGTTGGGCCGGGACGACCAGTATCCCGATCGGGCCTACTGGCGAGTGGAGGCGCTCGCACAGCTGCGAGCAGCACTCGATCGCAGAGGACTGA
- a CDS encoding haloacid dehalogenase type II, protein MPHRPEVVVFDVNETLTDLSPLRDRLESVGAPRHLLDSWFAATLRDGFALTSVGEYADFAAVAKSALRTALAGSGAGFADEAKREEAVAEVISGFPALDVHPDVPAGLRRLREAGVRLVTLTNGAAEMTRGSFERAGVLDLFERRLSVSEPRRWKPAPEPYLWAVGECGVPADRAALVAVHPWDTDGAARAGLTTAWIDRSGRPFPDIFRAPDVTGPDLPAVVESLLALAAA, encoded by the coding sequence GTGCCGCACCGCCCCGAAGTCGTCGTGTTCGACGTCAACGAGACCTTGACAGACCTCTCCCCGCTGCGGGACCGGCTGGAGTCGGTGGGCGCGCCGCGCCACCTGCTGGACTCGTGGTTCGCCGCGACCCTGCGCGACGGGTTCGCCCTCACCAGCGTGGGTGAGTACGCCGACTTCGCCGCCGTCGCCAAGTCCGCCCTGCGCACCGCGTTGGCGGGATCCGGCGCGGGCTTCGCCGACGAGGCGAAACGTGAGGAGGCCGTTGCGGAGGTCATCTCCGGCTTCCCCGCCCTCGACGTGCATCCCGACGTCCCGGCCGGGCTGCGCCGGCTGCGCGAGGCCGGGGTTCGGCTGGTGACGCTCACGAACGGGGCGGCCGAGATGACCCGCGGCTCGTTCGAGCGCGCCGGTGTACTCGACCTGTTCGAACGCCGGCTGTCGGTGAGCGAGCCGCGGCGATGGAAGCCCGCGCCCGAGCCGTACCTGTGGGCGGTCGGTGAGTGCGGCGTACCCGCCGACCGGGCTGCACTGGTCGCAGTTCATCCCTGGGACACCGACGGTGCCGCCCGGGCCGGGTTGACCACCGCGTGGATCGATCGTTCCGGTAGGCCGTTCCCCGACATCTTCCGCGCCCCCGACGTCACCGGCCCGGACCTGCCCGCCGTCGTCGAGTCGTTGCTCGCCCTCGCCGCCGCCTGA
- a CDS encoding LLM class flavin-dependent oxidoreductase — protein sequence MRHGIVILPEHRWSEAAPRWRRAEEYGFDHAWTYDHLAWRSLADGPWFGTVPTLTAAAMVTSRIRLGTYVASPNYRHPVSFLRDVLGLDDVSAGRFLLGIGAGGTGFDATVLGHDTLSPPQLVARLGEFLELLDRLLTEDDVSYAGDYFSAVHARTQPGSLHRPRLPILVAANGPRSMRLAARYGQGWITYGKGGQGDLPQWWRGVAELATRFEDIAAQDGRDPATIDRYLSLDSDDHFALSSAESFADAVGRAAELGFTDVVVHWPRPDGIYAGDEAVLDKVASDYLSAS from the coding sequence ATGCGCCACGGCATCGTGATCCTGCCCGAGCACCGCTGGTCGGAGGCTGCCCCGCGGTGGCGGCGGGCCGAGGAGTACGGATTCGACCACGCGTGGACATATGACCACCTGGCCTGGCGCAGTCTCGCCGACGGGCCGTGGTTCGGCACGGTCCCGACCCTGACCGCCGCCGCGATGGTGACCTCGCGGATCAGGCTGGGGACCTACGTCGCCTCGCCCAACTACCGGCATCCGGTGTCGTTCCTGCGGGACGTCCTCGGCCTCGACGACGTCAGCGCGGGCCGGTTCCTCCTCGGCATCGGCGCCGGCGGCACGGGCTTCGACGCGACCGTGCTCGGTCACGACACCTTGTCCCCGCCCCAGCTCGTCGCGCGTCTGGGTGAGTTCCTCGAACTGCTGGACCGGCTGCTGACCGAGGACGACGTGAGCTATGCGGGCGACTACTTCTCGGCCGTGCACGCGCGCACGCAGCCCGGCAGCCTGCACCGGCCGAGGCTGCCCATCCTCGTCGCCGCGAACGGACCCAGGTCCATGCGGCTCGCCGCGCGGTACGGCCAGGGGTGGATCACCTACGGCAAGGGAGGGCAGGGCGACCTGCCGCAGTGGTGGCGGGGGGTCGCGGAGCTGGCCACCCGCTTCGAGGACATCGCCGCCCAGGACGGCCGCGACCCGGCCACGATCGACCGCTACCTGTCGCTGGACAGCGACGACCACTTCGCACTCTCCAGCGCCGAGTCGTTCGCCGACGCGGTGGGCCGGGCAGCCGAGCTCGGCTTCACCGACGTCGTCGTGCACTGGCCGCGGCCCGACGGCATCTACGCGGGCGACGAGGCCGTGCTCGACAAGGTCGCGAGCGACTACCTGTCGGCTTCGTAG
- a CDS encoding HNH endonuclease: protein MPLTTLMGLSAQPGELGGFGPVITEVAARIVANHLDNPEARFSVGVTHPVTGRLLHLHPLPTRFLRGLQAELVHARDQRCAWTTCRRPAATCHLDHNTEHHHGGETAVDNIAPLCPRHHKAKTERDWKLHQTGPGDHTLTDPHGRHYHSRTPSLTDPVVPPERAVATAGTPTADNDLPPF from the coding sequence GTGCCGCTGACCACGCTGATGGGGCTGTCCGCCCAGCCGGGTGAGCTCGGCGGGTTCGGGCCGGTCATCACCGAGGTGGCCGCCAGGATCGTCGCCAACCACCTCGACAACCCCGAGGCGAGATTCTCCGTGGGGGTTACCCACCCGGTCACCGGGCGGTTGTTGCATCTGCATCCGCTACCCACCCGATTTCTGCGCGGGCTGCAGGCAGAGCTGGTGCATGCCCGCGACCAACGCTGCGCATGGACCACCTGCAGGAGACCCGCCGCAACCTGCCACCTCGACCACAACACCGAACACCACCACGGCGGAGAAACCGCCGTGGACAACATCGCGCCACTCTGCCCACGCCACCACAAAGCCAAAACCGAACGCGACTGGAAACTCCACCAGACCGGCCCCGGCGACCACACCCTCACCGACCCCCACGGCCGGCACTACCACAGCCGAACACCATCCCTCACCGACCCGGTGGTACCACCCGAGCGAGCAGTCGCCACCGCCGGCACACCGACGGCCGACAATGACCTGCCGCCGTTCTGA
- a CDS encoding carbohydrate kinase family protein, with amino-acid sequence MPEASDVLVVGELNVDVIVSGADAVPTFGQHEQIVDECRVTLGSSSAIFACGVRRLGHATTMVSVVGADMFGDVVRDALHERDVDTSAVVVDPRTPTGVTVILNTGADRALLTAPGSIGTTRREHVPAELLRRARHLHVGSVFLQRDLRPELPALFDEARAAGLTTSFDPNWDPAERWTDLLPLLEHVDVVFVNEAEAEQLTGGLPATKAAYALAERMRPGGTVVVKRGEHGALAVRDGTDTAVPAYEVNVVDTTGAGDSFDAGFVHGMLSGAELGECLALGAGCGSLSTRAAGGTDAQPDAGELTALLWG; translated from the coding sequence ATGCCCGAAGCCAGTGACGTGCTCGTCGTCGGCGAGCTCAACGTCGACGTGATCGTGTCCGGTGCCGACGCCGTCCCGACGTTCGGCCAGCACGAGCAGATCGTGGACGAGTGCCGGGTGACGCTGGGGTCGTCGTCGGCGATCTTCGCCTGTGGAGTACGCCGGCTCGGTCACGCCACCACGATGGTGAGCGTGGTCGGGGCGGACATGTTCGGCGACGTCGTACGAGATGCCCTGCATGAGCGGGACGTGGACACCTCCGCGGTCGTCGTCGACCCCCGCACACCCACCGGCGTCACGGTGATCCTGAACACCGGTGCCGACCGCGCGTTGCTGACCGCCCCGGGCAGCATCGGAACAACCCGGCGCGAGCACGTTCCGGCCGAGCTTCTGCGCCGTGCGAGGCACCTGCACGTGGGCAGTGTCTTCCTGCAACGCGACCTGCGCCCGGAGCTGCCGGCGCTGTTCGACGAAGCCCGGGCGGCCGGCCTGACCACGTCGTTCGACCCGAACTGGGACCCGGCGGAACGCTGGACCGACCTGCTTCCGCTGCTGGAACACGTCGACGTGGTGTTCGTGAACGAGGCCGAGGCGGAGCAGCTCACCGGCGGCCTGCCCGCGACGAAGGCGGCGTACGCACTTGCCGAACGGATGCGCCCGGGCGGGACGGTCGTCGTCAAACGCGGCGAGCACGGCGCGTTGGCGGTCCGCGACGGCACGGACACGGCGGTTCCGGCGTACGAGGTGAACGTCGTCGACACCACCGGGGCGGGCGACTCCTTCGACGCGGGCTTCGTGCACGGCATGTTGTCCGGCGCCGAGCTGGGGGAGTGCCTCGCGCTGGGTGCCGGATGCGGGTCACTGTCGACCCGGGCCGCCGGCGGCACCGACGCCCAGCCGGACGCTGGCGAGCTCACCGCGCTACTGTGGGGCTGA
- a CDS encoding carbohydrate ABC transporter permease, with product MASPLTSRVPAAAPTPASASDSTRHGRSRHRSGGAGQIVLYVVLSVAAIGFVAPFVLMVSNSLKTAQEIIQVPPSLLPEHPTFANFAFVLQNSPYLVWYRNSLLVAVSVTVLTLFTSSIAGYIFAKFTFPGKNVVFVVLLSTMMIPAPVLLIPSYLVMNFLHLLNTLWALVVGSIVSAFGIFLMRQFIAAIPDDLVDAARLDGAGEFAIYWRVILPLTGPALAALGIFTFLGSWNDYLWPLIVINDQDKMVVPLALTYFNSQHAQRSDLVMAAATMAVVPVCVVFLFFQRRIVNAFVLTGIK from the coding sequence ATGGCGAGCCCGCTGACCAGCCGCGTCCCGGCGGCGGCGCCCACACCCGCGTCCGCGTCCGACTCGACCCGCCATGGCCGGTCCCGTCACCGGTCCGGCGGTGCCGGTCAGATCGTGCTGTACGTGGTGCTGAGCGTTGCGGCGATCGGCTTCGTCGCGCCCTTCGTGCTGATGGTGAGCAACTCGCTGAAGACCGCGCAGGAGATCATCCAGGTCCCGCCGAGCCTGTTGCCCGAGCACCCCACGTTCGCGAACTTCGCATTCGTGCTGCAGAACTCGCCGTACCTCGTGTGGTATCGCAACAGCCTGCTGGTGGCGGTGTCGGTGACGGTACTGACGTTGTTCACGAGCTCGATCGCCGGCTACATCTTCGCGAAGTTCACCTTCCCCGGGAAGAACGTCGTCTTCGTCGTGCTGCTGTCCACGATGATGATCCCGGCGCCGGTGCTGCTGATCCCGAGCTACCTCGTGATGAACTTCCTGCACCTGCTCAACACCCTGTGGGCGCTGGTGGTCGGCAGCATCGTGAGCGCGTTCGGCATCTTCTTGATGCGGCAGTTCATCGCGGCGATCCCGGACGACCTGGTGGACGCGGCCCGGCTCGACGGCGCGGGCGAGTTCGCGATCTACTGGCGGGTGATCCTGCCGCTGACCGGTCCTGCGCTGGCCGCGTTGGGAATCTTCACGTTCCTCGGTTCCTGGAACGACTACCTGTGGCCGCTGATCGTGATCAACGACCAGGACAAGATGGTCGTCCCCCTGGCGCTGACGTACTTCAACAGCCAGCACGCGCAGCGCTCGGATCTGGTGATGGCGGCGGCCACGATGGCGGTCGTTCCGGTCTGTGTGGTCTTCTTGTTCTTCCAGCGGCGGATCGTGAACGCGTTCGTGCTGACCGGAATCAAGTAG
- a CDS encoding carbohydrate ABC transporter permease, which yields MAATHTTATTSAATTHRLPGRRRQLAFVYGWLAPILALFAIFSLVPIIIAIWLSLHRYNQLAPVSPFIGLRNFTYAFTDDPAFLNSLAVTGKYAVVAVPLNIVLSLAVALALNHITRLRALFRTVFFLPAIASAVAASLVWVPIYDPQAGWLNAVLNLVGLSGKSWLGDPGTALWSVMVTSVWQDLGFNVIVFLAGLQAIPLDFYDVAKVDGAGVVSRFRHVTLPLLQRTFVFVFCLTTIGYLQEFTRVQVMTAGGPLRSSETVVLHIYQRAFGDFQLGYATAMSLILMVIILVIALVQMRILRTRWEY from the coding sequence ATGGCGGCCACCCACACGACCGCGACCACATCCGCGGCCACGACCCACCGACTGCCCGGCCGCCGGCGGCAACTGGCGTTCGTCTACGGCTGGCTCGCTCCCATCCTCGCGTTGTTCGCGATCTTCTCGCTGGTCCCGATCATCATCGCCATCTGGCTCAGCCTGCACAGGTACAACCAGCTCGCGCCGGTGTCGCCGTTCATCGGCCTGCGCAACTTCACGTACGCGTTCACCGACGATCCGGCGTTCCTCAACTCCCTCGCCGTGACCGGGAAGTACGCCGTGGTCGCCGTACCGCTGAACATCGTCCTGTCGCTGGCGGTCGCGCTCGCCCTGAACCACATCACCCGGCTGCGCGCGTTGTTCCGCACGGTCTTCTTCCTTCCCGCGATCGCCTCCGCGGTGGCCGCGTCCCTGGTGTGGGTGCCGATCTACGACCCGCAGGCGGGCTGGCTCAACGCCGTCCTCAATCTCGTCGGGCTGTCCGGAAAGTCGTGGCTCGGCGACCCGGGCACCGCGCTGTGGTCGGTGATGGTCACCTCGGTGTGGCAGGACCTGGGCTTCAACGTGATCGTGTTCCTCGCCGGGCTGCAGGCGATCCCGCTGGACTTCTACGACGTGGCGAAGGTCGACGGTGCCGGTGTGGTGTCCCGCTTCCGGCACGTGACGCTCCCACTGCTGCAGCGTACGTTCGTCTTCGTCTTCTGCCTGACCACGATCGGCTACCTCCAGGAGTTCACTCGGGTCCAGGTGATGACCGCCGGCGGGCCGCTGCGGTCGAGCGAGACCGTCGTCCTGCACATCTACCAACGTGCGTTCGGTGACTTCCAGCTGGGATACGCGACGGCGATGTCGCTGATCCTGATGGTGATCATCCTCGTCATCGCGCTGGTACAGATGCGTATCCTGCGAACCCGTTGGGAGTACTGA